In Saccopteryx bilineata isolate mSacBil1 chromosome X, mSacBil1_pri_phased_curated, whole genome shotgun sequence, the genomic window TTCTACAAAATTGAGATTGTATTATATATACTAgtctgtatcttttcttttttcttttaatattacatTGTAAGCATTTCTCATATCTCAAAATTGTCAATAATGTGATTTTTGTTGgtgtattatatttaattaaatgaaattatggctctggccagttggcttagtggatagagcattgacccagcatatggatgtcttgggcttgattcctggtcagggcacacaagagaagagactatctgctgctctcctcctccctctcccctttctctctctcttcccttctcacagccagtggcttgactggttcaaccatcagccccaggcactgaggataactctggATAGCTCCACTGGTCTAAGagatggcctcaggcactgaggatagctctgttgattcaaacatcagccctagacaggggttgccaggtggatcccagttgggacacaagcaggagtctgtctcactatgtccctgcctctcacttaaaaaataaatgcatttatgtgtttgtgtgtgtgtgtttctgtcaatgttcttttttaagcTTATGTACTTAAGACTCATCTCCAACTAATCCTCCATATAAACTCTGTCTAAACCTCTGGTGACACCTCTTTTTTTCATCTGTTGAGAATATTTGAGTCTCTGAAAAGAAAAGGGTAGTAGAaacaaaaagggaagagagaaaatggaagtaGTGATAGGATATaacctaggattttttttaaccatttatgaCCTTGAATAGAGGTACAATAATGGCAATATTTGTAATGATTGGATTTAGACATTTGATTTGCTTTTTTCAAAAATACATCTTTGGcattatcaagaaagaaaatgcgTGTTAATGTCTTGCCACTAATACCTATTTAGAGTATTTCTTTGCTACCTGCTATCAGccctctcctttcactctctgtctttctaaagcCATGGGAATAAAGAAGAGTTTTCCTGCAGAGGAATACAACTTGCTGTGGATTGGTTTCTTGATAAAGGCCATAAAGATATTACTGTATTTGTGCCTGCATGGAGAAAGGAACAATCCAGACCTGACGCACTAATCACAGGTAtgattttaaatatgatttttttctcatccagAGGCAAAGCTAGAAAGATAGTTTGGGGAGAGGTTGATAGCCCCAATTTAGATAATTATATTTCTAAGTTTATGAAgtatacttaaaattattttaaaaagtacattcaaagcatttttccaaataaaatcatCATGCTTTTGTGGCATATGACACTTAAATAGAGACAACTTCAATTCAGCAAAGAATCAAACACACAGTTTAAAAAGAGGTGTGCTTTTCTATTTTGTCATCTAGACTTAAGACTAAAGGGGGATGAACCTGGTTATAAACATGACTCTTTTCCAAAAGACTAAAGAAGCTGTGGTAGATAATAAATGTCATTCTGTACCAGAAAAGTTATTGTAGGATTTGAAATtaggggacaggagagagagagagagagagagagagagagagagagagagagagagagagagaagccccgTGGCAGTCAGAGCCAACTTATCCATGAGACATAGTAGTCCCACGGCCCAGGGCCCAGAATACTTTTAAGGTCCTACAGaagtgttttaatttaattttgtgtgtgtgacagagacagagagagacacatacagggacagataaggacagacagaaaggaagggagaaagaagagaagtatCAAatccttgttgcagcaccttagttgttcattgattgctttctcatatgtgccttgactgaggggctatagcagactgagtgaccccttgctcaagccagcgaccttgggctcaagctggtgagccttgctcaaactggatgagcccactctcaagtgggtgacctcagggtttcaaacctgggtcctccacgtcccagtccgatgatttgcaccactgcctggtcaggcaatttaatttttaacaggaggaggaaaaatgaaatataatgaatatataataatgtGCCTAACTCATTATTTGTCTCTATACCAATGCggttacataatttttaatatttctttatggAAGAAGGTGTCCATGAAGGCAAAAATGTGTAAGGTCCACAAAAATCATATGTGACCCTAATAGTAGCAGGATCATTACATTCAATAACAACAAATGTGAAGCCAGTATTTTACGTTTGAGAACAATAGACCCAGTCCTCTGAGTATCAGCTGTTGCTTGATGTGGCAAATGAGAAAGTCCAGTGAATGGCTGTTGGATCTGTGCCATGGAGCTGTCTGCCAGGGGCTGAACAGGCTCCCAGCCTCAGTCTGAGAGTTGATTTCGGCCCTGCTTGATCCCAGCCTTTCTTTCCTAGGCAATTAAGAGGCCAAAAGGAAAGTGGGTCAGTGTTGACATGCTATAGTTTGATATTTTTCCTTAGCTGTGGCCTTCCTTCAGGCGGAAGGCAAAACTATaagtcctgccctggctggttgtgcagtggatagagcatcatcctggagcaccaaggtcaccagttcgatTCTGGGGTTACCAGATTGATCCCAAATGAGCCAgttcgagccctggtcagggcctgtatgaggagcaatcaatggaagcacaactaagtggaacaacgagttgatgcttctttctctctcaaaaatcaatggaaatagcctgacctgtggtggcgcagtagatcaggcttcgacctggaactctgaggtcgctagttcgaaaccctgggcttgcctggttaaggcacatatgggagttgatgcttcctgctcctccccccttctctctctctctctctcttctctaaaatgaataaataaataaaaataattttaaaaaatcaatggaaatatatatataaatatataaatatatatattaatatatgtccCTAGGAGTGACATTAGACTCTCCTAGTGTCAGACACATCCTCGGCATACTGCCCTAGTTTCTTCAGCAGTCAAAGCTGGTGCTTCCGCTGAAGAGGAAAATAAGCATGAAGAATTCTAGAATATCAgtgttatttctaagtcttcATGGTAGATTTACAACTTAGTTGTCATTGAATCCAGTTCCCTCattttatcaaaaagaaaactgaagtccAAAAGGGAAGatgacttgtctaaggtcacaatTCAAATTGGTGCCATTGCCAGGAATAAAGGCCACTTTCTAagtgcaaataaaatatttatctagtACCAACTTATTTATCGTAGTGTGGGGATAATATTGTTAATCCAAACATAATTTCTACTTTGTGTCATATAATCCATACTTTCGCAGATCAAGATATCCTACGAAAACTGGAGAAGGAAAAGATTCTTGTGTTCACACCATCCCGAAGGGTCCAAGGCAGGCGAGTTGTGTGCTATGATGACCGATTCATAGTCAAACTGGCTTTTGACTCCGATGGCATCATTGTATCCAACGATAACTATCGAGACCTTCAAGTTGAAAAACCAGAATGGAAGAAGTTTATAGAAGAGAGATTGCTGATGTATTCTTTTGTGAATAACAAGTATGTTTCTTTCCAATAGACTCTGAAGAGTTTATTTCTAAGTTACCACTAAGAACAGATTTCATTTTGtgtcaataaacatttactgaacactttCTGTGTGCTGTGCATAGGCTGGCTGCCATACCGATAACACGCTGCATGAGAAACAAGACTTAACTTTAAGAAGAGACAACCACAATGTGTTGTGATATGTGCTAtggttacaatttttaaaattgctttatctatgtgaaacaataaaaaatgtcctCAGAGAGGAGGTGATATTTGAGATGAAGTTTACAGGTAGAGGAAAGGGAACTGCTGGGCACTACAGGTAAAGGGGACAtcatgaataaaattataaaggtggGAAAGTGTgttgtggctctggccagttggctcagtagtagaccGTGGGCCTGgagtgtgtatgtcctgggttcaattcccaatcagggcacataggaggggtgcccatctgcttctccacccctccctctctcgcttctctctctctctctctctctctctctctcactcccactcccactcccactcccactcctgcagccatggctcaattggagccagctgggcctgggcactgaagatggctccatggcatctgcctcaggcactaggaagagcttggttgctgagcaatggagcaatggtccaaatgagcagagcatcacctctagtgggcttgtatgggagtctgtctctctgcctcccctcctctcactgaataataataaaaaaagtaatgtgtTCCATGTTGGGGAAACCAGTAGGCATGCCAGTATGGCTGGAACATATACTTCATGGAAGAATTATGCACAGGAAAAAAATCATCCTTTTTTGTGACCAAGTGGAAATAGAAAAATTGTTGGCTTAGTAAAAGATAAACTTGAGATAGGAGGGCTATTACAAGGCTTTGACAACAGTATAGGTGAGAGTTAATGATAGTCTGAACCCCTGGTAAGAGGTAGTGGGAACAGAATGGAAGACATTTAccttttgtttgcttgctttcagATTTATGCCTCCAGATGATCCTTTAGGACGTCATGGCCCAAGCCTTGAAAATTTCTTAAGAAAGAGACCTGTTGTTCCTGAGCACAAAAAGCAACCATGCCCTTACGGTGAGTACCTATGTGCAAAATTGAGTTATGTACTATGGGAAACATAAAGACTGTGTAAATAGTTTTCtcttcaagactttttttttacaaattcaaaaCTGTGGCTTGTCCACTTTCTGTGAGTTTAAGTCGGTGTCTTCCTGTATTCTCATTTAAGCATTTAAAGAAACATCCTAGAAACTGCATGAGAAAAAGGTAACTAGAATTGATTAGTAGTCACTTGTTAAGCACGTATTTTAGCTGCCTCTGTCCTGAGCAATGTCTCTGGGGGTGGGAAGTGCAGATCCCCACAGGGCCTACAGAAGCAATAAAGAacaatgacagcctgacctgtggtggcgcagtggataaagcgtcaacctagaacgctgaagtcgctagttcgaagccctgggcttgcctggtcaaggcacatatgggagttgatgcttcctgctcctccccccttctctctccctttctctctctctctaaaaatgaatgaataaaatatttaaaaaaaaaaaaaaaagaacaatgacagATTGCGTTTGGCCCCAAGAAAGACATGTCTTTTTGGCAGGTGATTATACCCTCTGTCAACTAACAAACACCTTTTTCTTCAGATCTGTACTTTCTAGTTTGCTTCTAAAGTTctatttcggcctgacctgtggtggcgcagtggataaagcgtcgacctggaaatgctgaggttgccggttcgaaaccctgggcttgcctggtcaaggcacatatgggagttgatgcttccagctcctcccccctgtctctctctcctctctctctctctctctctctccccccctcctctctaaaaaaaaatgaataaataaaaaaatataaaaaaattaaaataaagttctatttacttttttaaaaaaagaaaatacagttttatagAGTACTGCTGTGATCCTACTCAAGTCCCTCTCTTACGAAGTTTGTGAACATGACAGTGCAAGATGGATTATCAGATCTGAGGTTACTTTGGAAAGAGTGTTCATATTTTGGGGGTAACCATTTGTTTCTGGGACGTCTTGGTTTTctcaattaacatttatttaaatcataGAGTATTTCATGTTTATTACCTTCAATTAGTCTTCACAATGACCCTATAATATAGGTATAATTGCACACCTtgtttacagaagaggaaaatgaggctcaagAAGTAAAGTCACTTCCCAAGGTCACACGGCTAGTAAATGGCCTAGATGGAATTGAAACTTAGGTCTGACTGGCCTCCCAAGCCTGTGCTCTTTGCATGGCACCATGTTGCCTGCTGCTGCTCTACACCACCTCAGCATGCAGGTTATGCTCAGACACAGTGAATTATAGGAAAATGAAGGCTGTTCAACTGCTTAGCTTGTAGCTTTCACACAGCAGTTTCCTccccagcttcttttttcttctcttttcactcAGAATGTATGATGCCTCTTTGGTGTTGTCTGTACCCTATCTTTATggaaagttactttttttttttttttgctttaaccCCATACAGTAAAATTGTAATCAGAGTGACCAGATTGTTACGACAGTTTCTGGCATAGAGAGTTGTGCCACTATGAGAGAGGTCTTACCCCAAGGCATTATTTTTCAGGCAAAAAATGCACCTACGGCCACAAGTGCAAATACTACCATCCGGAGCGGGCCAACCAACCCCAGCGTTCGGTGGCTGATGAGCTCCGCATCAGTGCCAAACTGTCCACAGTGAAAACCATGAGCGAAGGTACCCTGGCTAAGTGTGGCACAGGGTTGTCTAATGCCAAAGGTGAAATAACCTCAGAAGTCAAGCGTGTGGCCCCCAAGCGCCAATCAGATCCCAGTATCCGGTCCGTGGCTGTGGAGCCTGAGGAATGGCTATCTATTTCTCGTAAGCCTGAGGCCAGCTCTGTCCCCTCACTTGTGACTGCGCTAAGTGTCCCGACAATACCACCTCCCAAAAGCCATGCAGTGGGTGCACTCAACACCCGTTCGGCCAGCAGCCCAGTGCCAGGATCCTCTCATTTCCCCCACCAGAAGTCCTCTTTGGAGCATATGGCCAGCATGCAGTACCCCCCCATCCTGGTTACCAACAGCCATGGGACCCCTATTAGCTATGCTGAGCAATATCCAAAGTTTGAGTCCTTGGGGGACCATGGCTACTATTCAGTGTTAAGTGACTTCTCCAAAATGAACATCAACAACTTGCATAATCGAGAGTACTATATGGCTGAAGCAGACCTGGGAGTGTATACCAGGAATCCCAACCTCTGTCCTGATAGCCGTATGAGCCATACCAGGAACGACAACTATTCCTCTTACAACAACCTGTACTTGGCTGTAGCTGATGCCCACCCTGAAGGCAGTTTGAAGCTACATCGCTCAGCATCTCAAAACCGTCTTCAGCCTTTTCCTCATGGTTACCATGAAGCCTTAACACGAGTGCAGAGCTATGGCCCAGATGATTCTAAGCAAGCCTCCCACAAGCAGTCAGTCCCCCACTTTGTTCTGCATGCCCAGCACCCAGCAACTGGGACACACTCCAGCTGTTCTGGAGATTACCCCATACCTGCTAATATCCATTCTGGGGCAACCACCCAGCCAGGACGTGCCCTGGTGATGACTCGGATGGACAGCATTTCTGACTCCCGCCTCTATGAAAGCAACCCTATGAGGCAAAGACGACCTCCTCTGTGCCGGGAACAACATGCCAGCTGGGACCCACTGCCTTGTGCAACCGACTCCTATGGCTACCACTCCTATCCCTTGAATAACAACCTCATGCAACCATGCTATGAGACAGTCATGGTGAGGAGCGTGCCTGAAAAGATGGAGCAACTTTGGAGGAATCCTTGGGTTGGAATGTGCAAGGATTCCAGGGAGTATATCATCCCAGAGCACCAGTATCAGATCTACAAGAACCTCTGCAATATTTTCCCTTCCAATATTGTCCTTTCAGTGATGGAGAAAAATCCCCACACAGCAGATGCCCAGCAGCTGGCAGCCTTGATTGTTTCTAAGCTTAGGGCTGCACGTTGACATGACATAGGACCTATTCCTTTATAcaaatatgaatattaatataaataatgcaCTGATACTATGACAACAGTAACTATTAATTGTGCGCTGTGCTTACAAGTACAGAGTGTTTATGCTATTGAAGCACATAACAATCCTGTGAGGTAAGTTTTTCTAATGTCTTGTTTTctagacaaggaaactgaagctcagtgaGATTAAGTGATTTGCCAAGGTCACATTGCTAGCAAATGACCAAGTCAAGACTCACACCCAAGTCCTCTGACTCCAAGTCTCATGCCCTTTTGCACTGCACCATGCAGGTAATGAAGGACAAAGCCCAGGAGGAGAAGCCTAAATGCAAGAAACTGCAAGGGATTCCATTATGAACATTGTCATAGTTACACATTTTATATTACAAAGTATTGATGATATATTTAATTCGGAGAATATCAGGATCAGATCATATGTTGAATCAACCTTTTAGATTTTTAATGGGAATatttaaagctatttaaaaataaatgcatacctTATTGCATGTATATCTGACCATTTAATATCTTTATTAACCAAGCTATAGGGTCACATTGAAGTATCTAGAGTTATATTTCAAACCTATTGCCAAGAATTATCCTGCATGTATGTATTTAATTTGAGATGTGTGCGTTATTTCTGTGTAACTTTTTATAGCAATGATGATGAGAGGCTCTCCACAGTCCTCAGTCTACAGCTAAATAGACCACAAATCTGACTTGATTTTATGTCAGATTCCATAGTTTCATCTAGTTTTGAAAGTGACATTATCAGCTAATATTTGAACTTCGCTTTATTAGGCATGAGAGCAAACTAGCTCTATTTCTTTTGCACTTTGTCAACATTTATtgatagttcttagcttttaagTCTCTTCACATCAGCAAATTAGGGATCAGATTGCTGCTTTCTTCTGCAGAGTAGCTGGTGGATAAACTCAAGTTCCAAGCATAGTAAGTGCATGTTAGACAAAGGAGTTTACTACCAGAGAGATGGCCAAACTCATGTGGCATTAAACGATGAACACGAAAGCTGCACTCAAAGAGGGTCTAATGCATGAGCTTTAGACTTCTGATATATGCAGTATTCAACATCACAGGATAAAATGTAATGGAGGACAGTGCATAGCCATGTAATTCACATTCCCCTGCTGTCTACTCTTTGGGCAATGAAGTGGATCATTGGTGGAGCAGAATTTCTTCAGGAAACAAAACCAGGGGATTTTCTAATAGCTGGCTCAGTTATGCACTCCAAATACATGCCAAGAGAGCGAACTTGCCCTTAGATAATTCTTAAATGCATTACTAAAGAAGACAGGACTTTAGGTTGAGTGACATCATTTGCACAACTTGTATCTTGCTCAGGGTGGGAACCTTTGTAGCTAAATGCCTCTAGAAGAGGCACTTTTTAAAGCTAAACTAAATGAACCCCTTTTTGAATCCACTGTATAGTTTAGCATTTTAAACCATGACCAGCTCACTATTTCTTGAGCTGGAACTTGCTAATTTTCTatggtcatttttttgttttgtttgtttgttttttcatgacAGTTGAGAAGGCCTGGCTTTGGCCTTTTGTTTCTTCACGAGAAGGTGTGACACTGACTATAAATGTTTCTTACCCTGAAACACTCTGAATGTGAAGCTGTAGTCAGGGTTGTACCTGGTGGTTTGATAATGGCTTACatgctactttctgtctctgtcctaGTTGGTCAAAACTACATCtcaatcagtgtttctcttccaTTAACCACAGCTTCACGTTCATGTCTTGCCCTCTGATCTTCCCATTCCCCAGCATATTGAGGTGTCAAAGTATTTTCTGTCATGTAGGTCCAGAGAGAGTAACAGTCGCCACTGAAGTGCTTGCTATTTCACACAAACACCATTTCATACTTTCAATTTCTTGGCTCTTCTAAATCTATCCTGT contains:
- the ZC3H12B gene encoding probable ribonuclease ZC3H12B yields the protein MTATAAVETPKMKKSASKEKKQQPKQDNTEQGKEEQMSSENDLEQMSLKNGNNNDNSCQPGIVQMKKKEIPSKPYRQLCRSPCLDHPSFSQSSILQEGKRDLEKEYQAKMDFALKLGYAEEQIQSVLNKLGPESLINDVLAELVRLGNKGDSEGQVNLSLLVPQGPSSKEIANPELSLEDELDCSDNLRPVVIDGSNVAMSHGNKEEFSCRGIQLAVDWFLDKGHKDITVFVPAWRKEQSRPDALITDQDILRKLEKEKILVFTPSRRVQGRRVVCYDDRFIVKLAFDSDGIIVSNDNYRDLQVEKPEWKKFIEERLLMYSFVNNKFMPPDDPLGRHGPSLENFLRKRPVVPEHKKQPCPYGKKCTYGHKCKYYHPERANQPQRSVADELRISAKLSTVKTMSEGTLAKCGTGLSNAKGEITSEVKRVAPKRQSDPSIRSVAVEPEEWLSISRKPEASSVPSLVTALSVPTIPPPKSHAVGALNTRSASSPVPGSSHFPHQKSSLEHMASMQYPPILVTNSHGTPISYAEQYPKFESLGDHGYYSVLSDFSKMNINNLHNREYYMAEADLGVYTRNPNLCPDSRMSHTRNDNYSSYNNLYLAVADAHPEGSLKLHRSASQNRLQPFPHGYHEALTRVQSYGPDDSKQASHKQSVPHFVLHAQHPATGTHSSCSGDYPIPANIHSGATTQPGRALVMTRMDSISDSRLYESNPMRQRRPPLCREQHASWDPLPCATDSYGYHSYPLNNNLMQPCYETVMVRSVPEKMEQLWRNPWVGMCKDSREYIIPEHQYQIYKNLCNIFPSNIVLSVMEKNPHTADAQQLAALIVSKLRAAR